Proteins found in one Bremerella volcania genomic segment:
- a CDS encoding NAD(P)/FAD-dependent oxidoreductase, whose product MPTVAIIGAGISGIVCARRLTSRFDVRLFDKSRGVSGRMATRRTGHADACFDHGAQYFTVRSKQVKPMLEEWIDDGIVAMWRGNVSVLRPGFKIQREPTPRYVAMPGMNSLGKHLVRFLDVETNTHIEKAIHSGEGWTLTTTDGVNHGPFDVLVSTAPPEQTLGIVGSKSPFTSTLASQQFDPCWATMIHFEQPVPVSYDAAFVHENPLRWICRNNSKPGRDPDQECWVLHASPDWSKEHLEESPEQVTPQLLEAFSKAIEQPLGAISHVASHRWRYSAPVNPLEEGHLWDPKSKLGIAGDWCSGARVEGAILSGLSLAKKIAG is encoded by the coding sequence ATGCCCACCGTTGCCATCATTGGAGCTGGAATTTCCGGAATCGTCTGTGCACGCAGGCTGACCTCTCGATTTGACGTTCGCCTGTTCGATAAATCGCGCGGTGTTTCCGGACGCATGGCGACCCGCCGTACGGGTCACGCCGACGCATGCTTTGACCATGGTGCCCAGTACTTCACGGTGCGCAGCAAGCAAGTCAAGCCGATGTTGGAAGAGTGGATCGACGACGGCATCGTTGCGATGTGGCGTGGTAATGTCAGCGTGCTTCGTCCCGGCTTCAAAATCCAGCGCGAACCAACGCCTCGCTACGTGGCCATGCCGGGCATGAATTCACTCGGCAAACACCTGGTCCGGTTTCTTGACGTCGAAACGAACACGCATATCGAAAAAGCAATTCACTCTGGTGAAGGCTGGACCTTAACCACCACCGACGGCGTCAACCACGGCCCCTTTGACGTCCTGGTGAGTACCGCTCCACCGGAGCAAACGCTGGGAATCGTCGGCAGCAAATCACCATTTACATCCACGCTTGCCAGCCAGCAGTTCGATCCGTGCTGGGCGACGATGATTCACTTCGAGCAGCCCGTTCCTGTTTCTTACGACGCCGCATTCGTACACGAGAACCCGCTGCGCTGGATTTGCCGCAACAATAGCAAACCAGGGCGAGACCCCGACCAGGAGTGCTGGGTTCTGCATGCTTCGCCAGACTGGTCGAAGGAGCACCTGGAAGAGTCTCCGGAACAAGTGACGCCCCAGCTTTTGGAAGCGTTTTCCAAAGCGATCGAGCAACCACTGGGCGCGATTTCACACGTCGCCAGTCACCGTTGGCGATATAGTGCTCCGGTCAATCCGCTGGAGGAAGGACATCTCTGGGACCCTAAGTCAAAACTTGGGATCGCAGGCGACTGGTGCTCAGGGGCAAGGGTCGAAGGCGCGATCCTCAGCGGACTTAGCCTGGCCAAGAAAATCGCCGGATAA
- a CDS encoding potassium/proton antiporter, whose protein sequence is MFWIDEAMLAAGTLLLLGVITSKISARYGVPMLVLFLGLGMLAGSEGIGGIEFEDYELAHAVGSLALVIILFDGGLGTTYASIATAWKPSLVLATLGVLITSLVTGLAACWILGLPLLSGLLLGSIVGSTDAAAVFSVLRTGGFALPAKLSSTLEIESGSNDPMAIFLTIGIIELLTKEVGWGGGLLLLFVKQMVFGGMVGIAFGYVAVWVTNRMNLDTAGLYPLLATGMALLTFGLAVYLGGSGFLAVYLAGIVIGNNRVVFKRGTLLFHNALAWLAQIAMFIVLGLLSFPSNLIAVGWKALGIAVVLILVARPIAVVACMLPFRFRWNEMALASWGGLKGAVPITLATFPLLFDLDEAPLIFNVVFFVVVVSALVQGWSLPWVARKLDLDEPMPGSPPVQLEIHSLRHVDGDILDYTIEPGSQAAEKKVSELGLPDGATIALIARNDAFIPPRGTTTILPGDHLIVVVKSGAGEGLDAIFCEAMPPDN, encoded by the coding sequence ATGTTCTGGATTGACGAGGCAATGCTGGCGGCAGGGACGCTGCTGCTATTGGGAGTGATCACTAGTAAAATCTCGGCCCGCTATGGCGTTCCGATGCTGGTACTCTTCTTGGGGCTGGGCATGCTGGCCGGTTCGGAAGGGATTGGCGGGATCGAGTTCGAAGACTACGAACTCGCCCACGCCGTCGGATCGCTCGCTTTGGTGATCATCTTGTTCGACGGGGGCCTGGGCACCACGTACGCGTCGATTGCCACGGCCTGGAAACCTTCGCTGGTGCTGGCAACGCTGGGCGTACTGATCACGTCCCTGGTGACAGGCCTCGCCGCTTGTTGGATTCTAGGACTGCCCCTGCTTAGTGGATTACTGTTGGGCAGCATCGTAGGCTCCACCGATGCGGCGGCCGTGTTCTCGGTGCTGCGAACGGGCGGCTTTGCTCTGCCTGCCAAATTGAGTTCCACGCTTGAGATCGAAAGCGGTTCGAACGATCCGATGGCCATCTTTCTCACGATAGGGATCATCGAACTGTTGACCAAGGAAGTGGGCTGGGGAGGGGGTCTGCTTCTGCTGTTCGTCAAGCAGATGGTCTTCGGCGGAATGGTGGGAATCGCGTTTGGTTACGTCGCTGTTTGGGTTACCAATCGCATGAATCTCGATACGGCCGGTCTCTATCCCCTGTTAGCCACCGGGATGGCACTGCTTACCTTTGGCTTGGCGGTATATCTTGGGGGAAGCGGCTTTCTGGCCGTTTACCTGGCGGGAATCGTGATCGGCAACAATCGCGTCGTCTTCAAGAGGGGAACGCTGCTGTTTCACAACGCCCTGGCATGGCTGGCTCAGATCGCCATGTTCATTGTGCTGGGGCTACTCAGCTTTCCGAGTAACTTGATCGCCGTCGGCTGGAAGGCCCTAGGGATCGCCGTGGTTTTGATCCTGGTTGCTCGGCCAATCGCCGTGGTGGCTTGCATGTTGCCCTTTCGCTTCCGCTGGAATGAAATGGCCCTGGCCAGTTGGGGCGGGCTGAAGGGAGCGGTGCCGATTACGCTCGCCACGTTTCCCCTTCTGTTTGATTTGGATGAAGCTCCATTGATTTTTAATGTCGTCTTTTTCGTCGTGGTCGTCTCGGCCTTGGTTCAGGGCTGGTCGCTCCCGTGGGTTGCCAGGAAACTGGATTTGGACGAACCCATGCCAGGCAGCCCACCGGTTCAGTTGGAAATCCATTCGCTGCGCCATGTTGATGGCGATATCCTGGACTATACGATCGAGCCTGGTTCGCAGGCAGCCGAAAAAAAGGTCAGCGAATTGGGCCTGCCCGACGGAGCTACGATCGCCCTGATTGCCCGCAATGATGCGTTTATTCCTCCGCGAGGAACCACCACCATTCTGCCTGGTGATCACCTGATCGTGGTCGTCAAGAGCGGGGCGGGGGAGGGGCTGGACGCGATCTTTTGCGAGGCCATGCCACCGGATAATTAA
- a CDS encoding TfoX/Sxy family protein, protein MAYNEEISSRIFRLLRRRKGLSGKKMFGGFAYLLHGNLCCGVRDDYLILRVGPDAYQQFLQSPHTREFAPAGRVMRGWVVVEQEGFEGEDDLQRLITQAVDFTLSLPPKDAA, encoded by the coding sequence ATGGCATATAACGAAGAGATCTCCTCACGCATCTTCCGATTGCTACGCCGACGCAAAGGGCTATCCGGCAAAAAAATGTTCGGTGGGTTCGCCTATCTGCTGCACGGAAATCTTTGCTGCGGGGTTCGCGACGATTATCTCATTCTTCGCGTCGGCCCGGACGCCTATCAGCAGTTTTTGCAATCGCCCCACACTCGCGAGTTTGCTCCCGCCGGCCGGGTCATGCGAGGTTGGGTCGTGGTTGAACAAGAGGGCTTTGAAGGGGAAGATGACTTGCAGCGTCTGATTACTCAGGCCGTCGACTTTACTCTTTCGCTACCTCCCAAAGACGCCGCATAA
- a CDS encoding aldo/keto reductase has product MIKRKLGKTGLEVTQLGYGTMGLRGANTWGIRVVEDHTAERFLNRVIDAGINFLDTAPDYGQAEQRIGRALHARRKEFYLATKCGCDYTQHADHIEIKHEWNIDVIQRNLETSLKRLETDYVDLMQFHGGDAVTLEKNGLIDQLLEFKQQGLIRHIGISSKLPDLTALIELGVFETFQIPYSCLAPEHHDIITAASESGAGIIIRGGIAHGGPDAEIQRPNLNDVWSAAKLDELLTDGMTRAEFILRFTLSHPHCDTTIVGTCNEDHLEENITAAKKGRLNAGLVEETKRRIAAL; this is encoded by the coding sequence ATGATCAAACGTAAACTTGGAAAAACGGGCCTTGAGGTCACTCAGCTTGGTTATGGAACCATGGGGCTGCGAGGCGCGAATACCTGGGGCATTCGTGTCGTCGAGGATCACACGGCCGAACGATTCCTGAATCGCGTGATCGACGCAGGCATCAATTTTCTCGATACGGCTCCCGATTATGGGCAGGCAGAACAGCGTATCGGCCGGGCATTGCACGCGCGTCGTAAAGAGTTTTACCTGGCGACCAAGTGCGGATGCGACTACACCCAGCATGCCGACCACATCGAGATCAAACACGAGTGGAATATAGACGTCATCCAGCGGAATCTGGAAACGAGCCTGAAGCGACTCGAAACCGACTACGTCGATCTCATGCAGTTTCATGGTGGTGACGCGGTAACGCTGGAAAAGAACGGCCTGATCGATCAGCTGCTCGAATTCAAGCAGCAAGGCTTGATTCGGCACATCGGCATATCAAGCAAACTCCCAGATCTTACAGCCTTGATCGAATTGGGGGTCTTCGAGACCTTTCAGATTCCTTATTCCTGCCTGGCCCCTGAGCATCACGATATCATCACTGCCGCTAGCGAGTCCGGAGCCGGAATCATCATCCGCGGTGGGATCGCGCATGGAGGTCCCGATGCCGAGATTCAACGACCGAACTTAAACGACGTCTGGTCGGCCGCGAAGCTGGACGAGCTTTTGACCGATGGCATGACACGAGCCGAGTTTATTTTGCGTTTTACGCTCTCGCACCCGCACTGTGATACGACCATCGTTGGCACGTGCAACGAAGATCATCTCGAAGAAAACATCACGGCTGCTAAAAAAGGCCGCTTGAACGCCGGCTTGGTCGAAGAAACAAAAAGACGCATTGCGGCCCTATGA
- a CDS encoding cupin domain-containing protein, with amino-acid sequence MDLTNLFRDLPESLPEEGFQTLVESGNVRIERIVSAGHASPPGYWYDQPQSEFVVLLQGSAQLQIEGEDQPRVLEPGDFVNLPAHQKHRVESTDPHVKTVWLAFHYGS; translated from the coding sequence GTGGACCTAACCAATCTGTTTCGCGATCTGCCGGAAAGCCTGCCTGAGGAAGGGTTTCAAACGCTGGTTGAAAGCGGGAACGTACGTATCGAGCGGATTGTGTCCGCGGGGCATGCTTCACCGCCCGGGTATTGGTACGACCAACCACAAAGCGAGTTCGTCGTCCTGCTGCAGGGCTCTGCCCAGTTACAGATTGAAGGGGAAGATCAGCCGCGAGTTCTCGAGCCAGGCGATTTCGTCAATCTGCCAGCCCATCAGAAACATCGCGTGGAGTCGACCGATCCGCACGTGAAGACCGTTTGGCTCGCGTTTCACTACGGTTCATAG
- a CDS encoding metallophosphoesterase → MLRIGLMTDLHYADKKPVGSRYYRETLDKIAEASGKLSGSSLDFLVELGDFIDAADAVDVELSYLKTIAKPFAGICHDRHYVLGNHCVDTLTKEEFLGAVEREKSYYSFDRSDYHFVVLDSCFRKDGKPYGRKNSIWTDANVPPEELEWLADDLQRNEKKTIVFAHQRLDNEGDHAVNNSPEVRKILEDSGNVTAVFQGHSHANDYHQVNGIHYCTLRAMVEESGLENSGFAILEIDRQGGLKIEGFKKQVSYQWT, encoded by the coding sequence ATGCTGCGAATCGGCCTGATGACGGATTTGCACTACGCGGACAAGAAGCCGGTTGGATCGCGATACTATCGTGAAACGCTGGATAAGATTGCCGAAGCATCGGGCAAGCTTTCCGGCTCCAGTCTCGATTTTCTCGTGGAACTCGGCGACTTCATCGATGCGGCTGACGCCGTTGACGTCGAACTCAGCTATTTGAAAACGATAGCCAAGCCATTTGCCGGGATTTGCCACGATCGTCACTATGTGCTGGGTAATCACTGCGTCGATACGTTGACCAAAGAGGAATTCCTCGGCGCGGTCGAGCGGGAGAAGTCTTACTATTCGTTTGATCGCAGCGATTATCACTTTGTCGTTCTCGATTCCTGCTTTCGCAAGGACGGCAAGCCGTACGGCCGCAAGAACTCGATCTGGACCGATGCCAATGTGCCTCCAGAGGAGTTAGAGTGGCTAGCCGACGACCTGCAGCGAAATGAGAAAAAGACCATCGTCTTCGCGCATCAGCGGCTTGATAACGAAGGGGACCATGCCGTCAACAATTCGCCAGAGGTGCGCAAGATTTTGGAAGATTCAGGCAACGTTACGGCCGTCTTCCAGGGGCATAGCCATGCCAACGACTATCACCAGGTCAACGGCATCCATTACTGCACGCTACGAGCCATGGTCGAAGAGTCCGGCCTGGAGAATAGCGGTTTCGCAATTCTAGAGATCGACCGCCAAGGTGGATTGAAGATCGAAGGCTTCAAAAAGCAGGTCAGCTACCAGTGGACCTAA
- a CDS encoding CheR family methyltransferase — MPVTAGDIDAVCELINDLCGICLDASKSYLIESRLGQIVEKHGCTSYADLVQKVRRGTDASLKNQVVDAITTNETLFFRDSYLFEALRYKALPELIDSKEKTAFPTRLRLWSAACSTGQEPYSLAMTLAEMIPDVNRWDIQIMGTDISDAVIAKASRGWYATHEIERGVSPERLQRFFLADGSGWRVRDEIRAMCSFQRQNLLEPLGMSARFDMVFCRNVAIYFTREVRRDLFQRIATTMSPQGYLFVGAQEFLADIGPNFAPQNHCRGTFYRPNMTNIPVYVR; from the coding sequence ATGCCGGTAACTGCTGGCGATATCGATGCCGTGTGCGAGCTGATCAACGACCTGTGCGGGATCTGCCTGGACGCATCGAAGTCTTATCTTATTGAAAGTCGTTTGGGGCAAATCGTCGAGAAGCATGGCTGCACAAGCTACGCGGATCTTGTCCAGAAAGTGCGGCGGGGTACCGATGCGAGCCTGAAAAACCAGGTTGTCGATGCCATCACGACCAACGAAACACTGTTCTTTCGCGACAGCTACCTGTTCGAGGCGTTGCGTTACAAGGCCCTGCCGGAGCTGATCGACAGCAAAGAAAAAACGGCATTTCCAACGCGTCTGCGACTGTGGTCCGCGGCATGCAGCACCGGGCAAGAGCCCTATAGCCTGGCAATGACCTTGGCGGAAATGATTCCGGACGTGAATCGCTGGGATATTCAGATTATGGGTACCGACATCTCCGACGCAGTCATCGCCAAGGCGAGTCGCGGATGGTATGCGACCCATGAAATCGAGCGTGGCGTATCCCCGGAGCGGCTACAACGTTTCTTCTTGGCCGATGGTAGTGGCTGGCGGGTCCGTGACGAGATTCGAGCCATGTGCAGCTTCCAGCGACAGAACTTGCTCGAGCCGCTAGGTATGTCGGCCCGCTTCGATATGGTTTTCTGTCGCAACGTCGCAATCTATTTTACACGAGAAGTGCGTCGCGATCTGTTCCAGCGAATCGCCACAACGATGAGCCCCCAAGGCTATTTGTTTGTGGGTGCCCAGGAGTTCTTGGCCGATATCGGCCCGAATTTTGCTCCACAAAATCATTGTCGGGGGACATTCTATCGACCGAACATGACGAACATCCCGGTCTACGTCCGATAG
- a CDS encoding protein-glutamate methylesterase/protein-glutamine glutaminase translates to MRVLIVDDSTLFRKVVRDTLSECPGVEIVAVASDGKSALDKIRHYQPDLVTLDVEMPVLNGIEVLRELQSLQTKPEVVMLSAMTDHGALATTQALRLGAFDFVLKPNQSKLEDSCAQLRMDLLPKVKVLQERLRKQLGTVPAQEEESIRFDPVTRPFEPGHVKVIGIGVSTGGPAALAHVLPKLTATLSVPLLIVQHMPPVFTRSLAADLDRTSKIKVHEAATGQVILPGNAYIAPGGKQMKVVTVNGHKEILITDDPAERSCKPSVDYLFRSMAHEYGRDAMAIVMTGMGDDGTMGCRLLKRHDCMVVAQEEKSCVVFGMPRQVIAAGLADKVTPLNHMHEIIESAGVQGGSKCR, encoded by the coding sequence ATGCGTGTGTTAATTGTGGACGACTCGACCTTGTTCAGGAAGGTCGTCCGGGACACGTTGTCGGAGTGCCCCGGTGTCGAGATCGTTGCCGTTGCTTCGGATGGCAAAAGCGCACTCGATAAAATCCGTCACTATCAACCCGACCTGGTGACGCTCGACGTGGAAATGCCGGTGCTCAACGGCATTGAAGTGCTACGCGAACTGCAATCGCTGCAGACCAAGCCTGAGGTCGTCATGCTTAGTGCCATGACCGATCACGGCGCTTTGGCAACCACTCAGGCCCTTCGGCTTGGGGCATTCGACTTCGTCCTGAAGCCGAATCAGTCCAAACTCGAAGACAGTTGTGCTCAGCTGAGAATGGATCTGCTGCCCAAAGTCAAAGTCTTACAGGAACGACTGCGAAAGCAGTTGGGAACGGTCCCGGCTCAAGAAGAGGAATCGATTCGCTTCGACCCGGTGACGCGTCCCTTCGAGCCGGGACATGTCAAAGTTATCGGAATCGGCGTCTCGACAGGCGGACCAGCTGCTCTTGCCCATGTCCTTCCTAAGCTTACAGCTACTCTCTCGGTTCCATTGTTGATTGTCCAGCACATGCCTCCGGTGTTTACCCGTTCGCTGGCTGCCGACCTGGATCGGACATCCAAGATCAAGGTTCACGAGGCTGCGACGGGACAAGTCATCTTGCCAGGCAATGCGTACATCGCCCCTGGCGGCAAGCAGATGAAGGTCGTGACCGTGAACGGCCACAAAGAGATTCTCATTACCGACGATCCCGCGGAACGAAGCTGCAAACCTTCGGTCGACTATTTGTTTCGTTCGATGGCCCATGAATACGGCCGCGACGCGATGGCGATCGTGATGACTGGGATGGGGGATGATGGAACCATGGGCTGCCGTTTGCTCAAGCGTCACGACTGTATGGTAGTCGCCCAGGAAGAAAAAAGCTGCGTAGTGTTTGGTATGCCACGGCAAGTGATCGCCGCCGGACTGGCCGACAAGGTAACACCCCTGAATCATATGCACGAGATCATCGAAAGTGCCGGGGTCCAAGGAGGTAGCAAATGCCGGTAA
- a CDS encoding methyl-accepting chemotaxis protein yields the protein MKNVLQMKMTGKLITACLVFGILPLLAVGAVMWQSANKAIEVAARDYRTTAENIADTIDRNLFERYGDVQAFGLNEVIQNRDSWYKQGTDNPIVTAMDKYVDTYDIYYLTMLVDLDGKLIAVNSRDHDGVAVDTGDLYQKNFSDKSWFQDVLTKNFYEDETGACSGTVVEHLYVDDKVKKCYGNEGYALGFSAPVYDADGNVIAVWKNVAKFSLVEEIIWDAYSKLKQRGLATAEITLLDDRGNVIVDCDPVSRGTEEIVRDTNVIGKLNLAEKQVSAAQSVVAGESGFTTDSYHARKGITQAAGYTPLRGALGFPGMKWNVLVRVDSAEAFAEAYRPLYAWGITTAIASVVIGFMAFLIARTFTKPLHNTIAMLQDVAEGDGDLTKRLDESRNDEIGEVAHWFNVFISQIQSMVAEIASNSNILSEGSARLVTTATQLSSGAESSKHRSANVSSAAEEMSINMKNMASSTTQMSGGISSVVTAIDEMTTTISEIAKHAETSAGVADKATRIAEDSNNKICHLGTAADEIGRVIEVIEDIAEQTNLLALNATIEAARAGEAGKGFAVVATEVKELAKQTSTATDDIRKRIEHIQSSTQDAVSSISEISEVVSSVNELARTIASAVEEQSITTKQISQDISETASAAEVVARGVDESATASGEITQNICEVDRVLSETVQGASLSQQSGEELARLAESLRSVVSRFKIGDSSSANKAKEDQPAMGA from the coding sequence GTGAAGAACGTATTGCAAATGAAAATGACCGGCAAGCTGATTACGGCTTGTCTTGTATTCGGTATCCTGCCCCTGTTGGCCGTTGGTGCGGTCATGTGGCAATCCGCCAACAAGGCGATTGAGGTTGCCGCTCGCGACTATCGCACAACAGCCGAGAACATCGCCGATACCATCGATCGAAACCTCTTTGAACGCTACGGCGACGTTCAAGCATTTGGCTTGAACGAAGTCATTCAGAATCGAGATTCGTGGTACAAGCAAGGTACCGACAATCCGATCGTCACCGCCATGGATAAGTACGTCGATACATACGATATCTACTACTTGACCATGCTGGTCGACCTGGATGGCAAGCTGATTGCCGTCAATAGCCGTGATCATGACGGCGTCGCGGTTGATACGGGCGATCTATACCAGAAGAACTTCTCGGATAAATCGTGGTTCCAGGACGTCCTCACCAAGAACTTCTATGAAGACGAAACGGGAGCTTGTTCCGGTACGGTTGTCGAACACCTGTACGTCGATGACAAAGTCAAGAAATGCTACGGCAATGAAGGCTATGCGCTGGGCTTCTCCGCTCCGGTCTACGATGCCGACGGCAATGTGATCGCCGTCTGGAAGAATGTTGCGAAGTTCAGCCTGGTCGAAGAAATCATCTGGGACGCCTACAGCAAGCTGAAGCAACGTGGCCTGGCAACCGCCGAGATTACGCTTCTGGATGACAGAGGGAACGTAATCGTCGATTGCGATCCGGTAAGTCGTGGTACCGAAGAGATTGTCCGAGACACCAACGTGATTGGCAAACTGAATCTTGCTGAGAAACAAGTGTCTGCCGCTCAAAGCGTCGTCGCTGGCGAAAGTGGGTTTACTACCGACTCCTATCACGCTCGCAAAGGAATCACTCAAGCCGCCGGTTATACTCCACTGCGTGGAGCCCTCGGGTTTCCGGGCATGAAGTGGAACGTCTTGGTGCGTGTCGACTCCGCCGAGGCATTCGCGGAAGCCTACCGACCTCTTTATGCATGGGGAATCACGACCGCAATCGCTTCCGTGGTCATCGGTTTCATGGCCTTTCTGATTGCTCGTACGTTCACCAAGCCGCTGCACAATACGATTGCCATGCTGCAGGACGTTGCTGAAGGTGACGGCGACTTGACCAAGCGGCTCGATGAATCACGTAACGACGAGATCGGTGAAGTCGCTCATTGGTTCAATGTCTTCATCAGTCAAATTCAAAGCATGGTGGCTGAGATCGCTTCCAACTCGAACATTCTCTCCGAAGGCTCGGCCCGATTGGTCACGACCGCCACGCAGCTTTCGTCGGGTGCCGAGTCGTCCAAGCATCGTTCGGCCAACGTTTCTTCGGCTGCCGAAGAGATGTCGATCAATATGAAGAACATGGCTAGTTCCACCACGCAGATGTCGGGCGGGATCAGCTCGGTTGTCACGGCGATCGACGAGATGACCACCACTATTTCAGAAATCGCCAAGCATGCAGAAACGAGTGCTGGCGTTGCCGACAAGGCCACTCGCATCGCCGAAGACAGCAACAACAAGATTTGCCATCTTGGTACGGCTGCCGATGAAATCGGTCGCGTGATCGAGGTGATCGAAGACATCGCCGAGCAGACCAATCTTCTGGCTCTCAACGCGACCATCGAGGCAGCCCGGGCCGGTGAAGCTGGTAAGGGGTTCGCCGTGGTCGCCACGGAAGTGAAAGAGTTGGCCAAGCAGACTTCGACGGCGACTGACGACATTCGCAAGCGAATCGAGCACATTCAAAGTTCGACGCAGGATGCCGTTAGCTCGATTTCCGAAATCAGCGAAGTGGTTAGCAGCGTCAACGAACTGGCTCGCACGATCGCTTCGGCCGTGGAAGAACAAAGCATTACGACCAAGCAGATTTCGCAGGACATCTCCGAGACCGCGTCGGCCGCTGAAGTGGTTGCTCGCGGCGTCGACGAGTCGGCAACGGCCAGCGGTGAAATCACGCAGAACATCTGCGAGGTGGACCGTGTCCTGAGCGAGACCGTTCAAGGTGCCAGTCTGTCGCAGCAATCGGGTGAAGAACTTGCTCGACTTGCTGAGAGCCTGCGAAGCGTCGTCTCGCGTTTCAAGATTGGTGACTCCTCCTCGGCGAATAAGGCCAAGGAAGATCAGCCAGCGATGGGCGCCTAG
- a CDS encoding chemotaxis protein CheW, with protein MSSAATAAKSATIELQFATFYVGELLLALPIDYVQEINRNLDLTEIPHAPEHVRGVINLRGDVATVIDLRRILGFSLAEVTPQSRNLIVRSGDESIGLWVDQIADIISITSDSIIPAPANISGADGRYFTGVYRNDSEIVVILDVQEVLDVE; from the coding sequence ATGAGTTCTGCCGCCACTGCTGCCAAGTCCGCTACGATTGAGCTTCAATTTGCCACGTTCTACGTTGGCGAGTTGCTCCTGGCTTTGCCAATCGACTATGTGCAAGAGATCAATCGCAACCTCGATCTTACGGAAATCCCACACGCACCCGAGCATGTCCGCGGCGTGATTAATCTTCGTGGCGACGTCGCCACGGTTATCGACCTGCGACGCATCCTCGGATTCAGCCTGGCTGAAGTCACACCACAGAGTCGGAATCTGATCGTCCGGTCAGGTGATGAATCGATCGGCCTCTGGGTGGATCAAATCGCCGACATCATTTCGATTACAAGCGACAGCATCATCCCTGCCCCGGCCAACATTTCTGGGGCCGATGGTCGCTACTTCACAGGCGTCTACCGAAATGATTCGGAGATCGTCGTGATTCTGGATGTCCAAGAAGTCCTGGATGTGGAATAG